The proteins below come from a single Saccharophagus degradans 2-40 genomic window:
- a CDS encoding polyhydroxyalkanoate depolymerase has product MLYHAYELNHAALAPWRELAGFQKRLFQSSYNPLADTFYGRNMVASCELFESLTRRYGKPEWGITETVVNGAPVTVSESIVWKKPFCRLVHFKRDAEDLKNARSETRVDPRVLLVAPLSGHYATLLRSTVEAFLPDHEVYVTDWEDARNVPIARGEFNLHTYIDYVAEILEQIGEGIHVVAICQPGPPVLAAISMMAKAKSKKMPATMTFMGSPIDPRESPTLPNNLALERPFEWFRDNMIYTVPWPHKGVMRKVYPGFLQLSGFISMNQDKHISAHKEYFDHLVEGDCDSAQKHREFYDEYLSVLDLSAEFYLDTIREVFQNHSLPKGEFIHNGELVDPGCITGVALMTVEGENDDISGIGQTQAAHTLCKNIPEEMRIDYIQPGVGHYGVFSGRRFRTEIQPRIREFMRSYFDVKKEKQWQKAHSDWV; this is encoded by the coding sequence ATGTTATATCACGCGTACGAGCTAAATCATGCAGCCTTAGCGCCTTGGCGTGAACTTGCTGGCTTTCAAAAGCGTTTGTTCCAATCCAGTTACAATCCTCTTGCTGATACTTTTTACGGGCGCAACATGGTTGCCTCCTGTGAGTTGTTCGAATCCCTTACTCGCCGATACGGTAAACCCGAATGGGGCATTACAGAGACTGTCGTAAATGGCGCGCCGGTGACGGTTTCTGAATCTATCGTGTGGAAAAAACCATTTTGTAGGTTAGTGCACTTTAAGCGAGATGCAGAAGATTTAAAAAATGCGCGCTCAGAGACGCGTGTAGACCCTAGGGTATTACTTGTTGCGCCGCTTTCTGGCCACTATGCAACATTGTTACGCAGCACCGTTGAAGCGTTTTTACCCGATCACGAAGTGTATGTGACCGACTGGGAAGATGCTCGCAATGTGCCTATCGCTCGTGGCGAATTTAACCTTCACACTTATATCGATTATGTGGCAGAAATTCTCGAGCAAATTGGCGAGGGTATTCATGTAGTTGCTATTTGTCAGCCCGGGCCACCTGTTTTAGCTGCTATTTCGATGATGGCTAAGGCCAAAAGCAAAAAAATGCCTGCAACTATGACCTTTATGGGTTCGCCAATTGACCCAAGAGAGTCGCCAACGCTGCCCAATAACTTGGCCCTAGAGCGACCATTTGAGTGGTTCCGAGATAACATGATTTACACCGTGCCTTGGCCTCACAAAGGGGTAATGCGCAAAGTGTACCCTGGCTTTTTACAGCTAAGTGGGTTTATCTCCATGAACCAAGATAAACACATATCTGCGCACAAAGAGTATTTTGATCACCTTGTAGAAGGTGATTGCGATAGCGCACAAAAGCATCGCGAATTCTACGACGAATATTTATCGGTGCTTGATCTCTCGGCCGAGTTTTATCTGGATACTATTCGAGAAGTATTCCAAAACCATAGCTTGCCCAAAGGGGAGTTTATTCATAACGGAGAGCTCGTCGACCCAGGCTGCATCACAGGCGTAGCACTTATGACGGTCGAGGGGGAAAACGATGATATCTCTGGCATCGGGCAAACTCAGGCGGCACATACCCTTTGTAAAAACATCCCCGAAGAAATGCGTATAGATTATATTCAGCCGGGAGTGGGGCACTACGGGGTGTTTAGTGGTCGTCGCTTTAGGACAGAAATTCAGCCTCGTATTCGTGAGTTTATGCGATCCTATTTCGATGTTAAGAAGGAAAAGCAATGGCAAAAAGCGCACTCAGACTGGGTTTAA
- a CDS encoding cytochrome c-type biogenesis protein has product MKGTIKALFVSITLLICTASWAAVDVIEFDNDADRKRYQELAAELRCPKCPNQNLVGTDSGIAYDLRREVARLIKEGQTNKQIKAYMVNRYGDFVLYKPPVNNKTLILWWGPGLMLLMGVIVFGVIVLQRRRNIATDKEQPEDHDQD; this is encoded by the coding sequence GTGAAAGGAACAATTAAAGCTCTGTTTGTGTCTATAACCTTGTTAATCTGTACTGCCAGCTGGGCTGCTGTTGATGTAATCGAGTTCGATAACGACGCAGATCGTAAGCGTTATCAAGAACTTGCTGCCGAGTTGCGCTGCCCTAAGTGCCCAAATCAAAACTTAGTGGGTACCGATTCGGGTATCGCCTACGATTTACGTCGCGAAGTGGCTCGCCTTATCAAAGAGGGCCAAACAAACAAGCAAATTAAAGCCTATATGGTGAATCGCTATGGCGATTTTGTGCTTTATAAACCCCCAGTGAATAACAAAACCCTTATTTTGTGGTGGGGGCCGGGTTTGATGTTGTTAATGGGCGTTATTGTGTTTGGCGTAATCGTGCTACAGCGCCGCCGCAACATAGCTACCGATAAAGAGCAACCAGAAGACCACGATCAAGACTAA
- the ccmI gene encoding c-type cytochrome biogenesis protein CcmI — protein MAFWQVFLLFSALAAVFILWPAIRNQVSRKSQLATGQQDAINESVFEDHLADVDASEQRGELEAKEAESLKRDLENTLIMENKVDPLQEQPLVTNWRSRLPVISLVVAVPVLAIAIYAKQGAMADWEIYEQMGAAQNQSSKEEADKLYQSLLQRTAEAPENTQSWYLLATLAVRKGEYEEAVRAFKKVLQQQPEAAHVMAELANALFLQAGNSITPAVRDYTEQALALEPRNSDALGLAGIAAYQEGEFQKAIDYWQLALGTFHPDSPSTEAISQAIAQAQLALELSPKAEKSSKASDAKPAKSLTKVAMQVSLGKSVEVDPSWTVFIYARAWQGPRMPLAIQKVTVDQLPIKVELTEEMSMAQGMTLSSFSQVELVARVSQAGSAVPQSGDWEATFGPITPAEQKEPAVLVISEQIP, from the coding sequence ATGGCATTTTGGCAAGTTTTCCTCCTTTTTAGTGCATTGGCTGCTGTGTTTATCCTGTGGCCGGCAATACGTAATCAAGTATCTCGCAAGTCACAACTGGCCACCGGTCAACAAGACGCAATTAACGAGTCTGTATTTGAAGATCACCTTGCCGATGTGGATGCAAGCGAGCAGCGCGGCGAGCTAGAGGCCAAAGAGGCGGAGAGTCTTAAAAGGGATTTAGAAAACACGCTAATAATGGAAAACAAGGTGGACCCCTTGCAGGAGCAGCCTTTGGTGACCAATTGGCGCAGTAGATTGCCAGTTATCTCGTTGGTGGTGGCGGTACCCGTGCTTGCCATTGCTATTTATGCCAAGCAAGGGGCTATGGCAGATTGGGAAATCTACGAGCAAATGGGGGCGGCGCAAAATCAGTCCTCCAAAGAAGAAGCAGACAAGCTTTACCAATCTTTATTACAGCGCACAGCTGAAGCACCGGAAAATACTCAATCTTGGTACTTATTGGCTACTTTGGCGGTAAGAAAGGGCGAATATGAAGAGGCCGTTAGAGCGTTTAAGAAAGTTTTACAGCAGCAGCCAGAGGCGGCGCATGTTATGGCCGAGTTGGCCAATGCTCTATTTTTGCAAGCGGGCAACTCCATTACGCCGGCGGTGCGCGATTACACCGAGCAGGCGTTAGCGCTAGAGCCGCGCAACTCGGATGCACTTGGTTTAGCGGGTATCGCAGCTTATCAAGAGGGGGAGTTCCAAAAGGCGATAGATTATTGGCAATTGGCGCTTGGCACCTTTCACCCAGATTCACCCAGCACCGAAGCAATAAGCCAAGCTATAGCTCAGGCGCAGCTGGCATTGGAGCTCTCGCCAAAGGCAGAGAAATCAAGCAAAGCTAGCGATGCCAAGCCCGCTAAAAGCTTAACTAAAGTGGCCATGCAAGTAAGCTTGGGTAAAAGCGTTGAGGTCGACCCAAGTTGGACAGTGTTTATCTATGCGCGTGCATGGCAGGGGCCGAGAATGCCACTCGCTATCCAAAAGGTGACTGTAGATCAGTTGCCTATCAAGGTTGAGCTTACCGAAGAGATGTCTATGGCTCAGGGCATGACCTTATCGAGTTTTTCGCAGGTCGAGCTGGTCGCACGCGTATCGCAAGCGGGCAGTGCTGTTCCCCAGTCTGGTGATTGGGAAGCCACCTTTGGCCCCATTACCCCAGCCGAGCAGAAGGAGCCTGCTGTACTCGTCATATCCGAGCAAATCCCCTAG